From a single Brassica napus cultivar Da-Ae chromosome C9, Da-Ae, whole genome shotgun sequence genomic region:
- the LOC106417270 gene encoding endonuclease V-like — protein MELAESSPTTEHRRKWTEKELQLYREQDRVKKKLITHDDFPWKLPSSTEHSQGSETLKYVGGVDISFSKDDSSVACACLVVLELPSLRVVHNELSLIRLQVPYVLGFLAFREAPVLLQILEKMRDDHHPFYPQVLCCVVLRCSLVFAVCFVCESLSLSLFFVR, from the exons ATGGAGTTAGCTGAGTCGTCTCCTACGACTGAACATCGCCGGAAATGGACGGAGAAGGAGCTTCAG CTTTACAGAGAACAGGATCGGGTGAAAAAGAAACTGATCACGCACGATGACTTCCCATGGAAGTTACCTTCATCAACGGAACATTCTCAAGGATCAGAGACGCTTAAGTACGTTGGAGGTGTGGACATAAGCTTCTCCAAGGACGATTCCTCAGTGGCGTGCGCTTGTCTCGTCGTCCTCGAGCTCCCTTCTCTGCGTGTAGTTCACAATGAGCTCTCTCTAATCCGACTCCAAGTTCCTTATGTTCTTGGGTTTCTCGCCTTTCGTGAG GCTCCGGTTCTGTTGCAGATTCTTGAGAAGATGAGGGATGATCATCATCCTTTCTATCCTCAGGTTTTGTGCTGTGTGGTGTTGCGTTGTTCTTTAGTCTTTGCTGTTTGCTTTGTTTGTgaaagcctctctctctctttgttctttgtaagGTAG